The following proteins come from a genomic window of Mammaliicoccus sp. Marseille-Q6498:
- a CDS encoding cytochrome c biogenesis protein ResB has protein sequence MSNKQIICECGFKNPEGTQLCLNCGRLINDEYDKKKTTDVMRYDGQAIRSKTKNKTILDRVWNFFASVKTGVTLLVLTVIAASIGTIFPQKYFIPMNVNPEQYYYEHYGSLGLLYFKLGFDELYSSWWFLILLGLVAFSIITASIDRGIPLHKSLKNQRTKKHITFFKRQRLNMSTSSDVDIETLGKSFKKRRYKVKQDGQNILLEKGRLSRYGPYINHTGLIILLFGAMLRFIPGFYLDEMVYVKEGETKPVPGTDRSYYIKNNDFIFEEYDQKSQSNANPESVDPSLNKIAKNYETKATLYENGQQEVIGSDANLKKVTSGSIKVNHPLKYDHLQFYQSSFDNSLLKDMTFNLKTKDGKPLGKSFTVDLENPKKEYKVTDDFTVKLRSYAPDYKNIENGVLATKSPNPNNPAFVFEVVKKGEKPEFSFLRIKDSQDISKDNQYDVKFAKATNQWATVLAVKKDLTLPILFTGFVIFLIGLAVGSYINHRRIWINKNDGKLNIAGHTNKNYYGFTKEINTILEKHHINHIEDTKQSIHESKGDHNG, from the coding sequence ATGAGCAACAAGCAAATTATTTGTGAGTGCGGGTTCAAGAATCCTGAAGGAACCCAACTTTGCTTAAACTGTGGTCGATTGATAAATGATGAATATGATAAGAAAAAAACCACTGACGTCATGCGTTATGATGGCCAAGCTATACGTTCTAAAACAAAAAATAAAACAATTTTGGACCGGGTATGGAATTTCTTTGCATCCGTTAAAACAGGGGTAACGCTCTTAGTATTAACGGTTATTGCCGCTTCGATTGGGACAATATTCCCACAAAAATATTTTATTCCAATGAATGTTAACCCTGAACAATATTATTATGAACATTATGGCTCATTAGGTTTACTGTATTTTAAACTAGGCTTTGATGAATTGTATAGTTCGTGGTGGTTTTTAATCTTACTAGGACTCGTGGCATTTTCAATTATTACAGCGAGTATAGATAGAGGTATTCCATTACATAAATCTTTAAAAAATCAACGTACTAAAAAACATATCACATTTTTCAAACGACAAAGGTTAAATATGTCAACTTCATCTGATGTTGATATAGAGACTTTAGGTAAGTCTTTCAAAAAGAGAAGATATAAAGTTAAACAAGATGGCCAAAATATTCTTTTGGAAAAAGGGCGTCTTTCAAGATACGGTCCATACATAAATCATACTGGATTAATCATATTACTTTTCGGAGCAATGTTAAGATTTATACCAGGATTTTATTTAGATGAAATGGTTTATGTTAAAGAAGGAGAAACGAAACCTGTACCAGGAACAGACAGATCATACTATATTAAGAATAATGATTTTATTTTTGAAGAATATGATCAGAAATCTCAATCTAACGCTAACCCTGAATCTGTTGATCCTAGTTTAAATAAAATTGCTAAAAATTATGAAACAAAAGCAACACTATATGAAAATGGTCAACAAGAAGTAATTGGTTCAGATGCTAACTTGAAAAAGGTAACTTCTGGCTCTATAAAGGTTAATCACCCTTTAAAGTATGATCATTTACAGTTTTATCAAAGTAGTTTTGATAATTCTTTACTTAAAGATATGACATTTAATTTAAAAACTAAAGATGGTAAGCCACTAGGTAAATCATTTACTGTTGATTTAGAAAATCCTAAAAAAGAATACAAAGTGACGGATGATTTCACAGTTAAATTAAGAAGTTACGCACCAGATTATAAAAATATAGAAAATGGTGTACTTGCTACAAAATCACCAAATCCTAACAATCCAGCTTTCGTTTTCGAAGTGGTTAAAAAAGGTGAAAAACCTGAATTTAGTTTCTTAAGAATTAAAGACTCACAAGATATCTCTAAAGATAATCAATATGATGTTAAATTTGCGAAAGCTACTAATCAATGGGCTACTGTTTTAGCTGTTAAGAAAGATTTAACACTTCCGATACTCTTTACTGGGTTTGTTATTTTCTTAATTGGATTAGCTGTTGGTTCATATATTAATCATAGACGTATTTGGATAAATAAAAATGACGGCAAATTAAATATTGCCGGGCATACAAATAAGAACTATTATGGATTTACAAAAGAAATAAACACAATTTTAGAAAAACATCATATTAACCACATTGAGGATACGAAACAAAGTATTCACGAAAGTAAGGGGGATCATAATGGATAA
- a CDS encoding response regulator transcription factor: MTDRILVVDDEDRIRKLVKMYLEREGYETDEAENGRVAIDKALKEDYDCILLDLMLPEIDGIEVCKTLRETKSTPIIMLTAKGEENNRVEGFESGADDYIVKPFSPREVVLRVKALLRRTTNHALVSQSNSAKDLIVFENLVIDNDAHRVLADNIEVNLTPKEYELLLYLAKSPDKVFDREQLLKEVWHYEFYGDLRTVDTHVKRLREKLNRVSEEAAQMIHTVWGVGYKFEVPE; encoded by the coding sequence ATGACAGATCGTATTTTAGTTGTAGATGATGAAGATAGAATTCGAAAATTAGTAAAAATGTATCTCGAAAGAGAAGGTTATGAAACAGATGAAGCTGAAAATGGTCGCGTAGCAATCGATAAAGCTTTAAAAGAAGATTATGATTGTATACTTTTAGACTTAATGTTGCCTGAAATAGATGGAATAGAAGTATGTAAAACTTTAAGAGAAACAAAATCAACACCAATTATTATGCTCACTGCTAAAGGTGAGGAAAACAATAGAGTAGAAGGTTTTGAATCTGGAGCGGATGATTACATTGTAAAACCATTTTCTCCTAGAGAAGTTGTGTTGCGTGTAAAAGCATTACTTAGACGTACAACAAATCATGCACTCGTCAGTCAATCAAATTCTGCTAAAGACTTAATCGTGTTTGAAAATCTCGTAATCGATAATGACGCACATCGTGTTTTAGCAGATAATATAGAAGTTAACTTAACACCGAAAGAATATGAATTATTATTATATTTAGCTAAATCACCTGATAAAGTGTTTGATCGCGAACAACTCCTAAAAGAAGTTTGGCATTACGAATTTTATGGAGATTTACGAACTGTAGATACACACGTTAAAAGATTGCGTGAAAAGTTAAATCGTGTTTCAGAAGAAGCTGCTCAAATGATTCATACTGTATGGGGCGTTGGTTATAAATTTGAGGTTCCAGAATAA
- a CDS encoding RecQ family ATP-dependent DNA helicase, whose amino-acid sequence MLQTELKKYFGYETFRSGQEETIRYILEGHNVLSILSTGAGKSLCYQLPAYMTGGRVLIISPLISLMDDQVAQMKLNGERNVIAIHSALSRSDKQEVFDQLDEYQFIFCSPEFIYEDRNFNHFKKLNFKYIVLDEAHCLSEWGFDFRPHYSLISKVTDYFINSQVIALTATLTNKMMEDIIQITKRDFKLHKEGLNRENIMYHHFDFENEEEKDKWLLNELKDTGPTIIYVSSKKKCHELAGMIYKEGYLTGIYHGDLDYQERTTVQNQFINNDIKIIVATSAFGMGINKHDVRSVIHYHISTSPSKYVQEVGRAGRDGLPSQAISLFTMKDLRILNHIANDHALDIDMLNMFEQGYQLNEELTLNIKFLLELYPMSKLKSKIADEKMQKEIAFRYMQNYVNLKTCRRTFLLNYFEETISQKDNCCDNCDNVERLKIPNYKEVKRKTTYQDRLKAIF is encoded by the coding sequence ATGTTACAAACTGAGTTAAAAAAATATTTTGGATATGAAACATTTAGAAGTGGCCAAGAAGAGACGATTCGGTACATATTAGAAGGTCATAACGTGCTAAGCATACTTTCTACTGGTGCTGGAAAAAGTTTGTGCTATCAATTACCTGCGTATATGACAGGGGGAAGAGTACTTATTATTTCTCCTTTAATTTCACTTATGGATGATCAAGTAGCACAAATGAAACTTAATGGAGAAAGAAATGTTATTGCAATTCATTCAGCACTTTCTAGAAGTGATAAACAAGAAGTATTTGATCAGTTAGATGAATACCAGTTTATATTTTGTAGTCCAGAATTTATTTATGAAGATCGCAATTTTAATCATTTTAAAAAGTTGAATTTTAAATATATCGTGTTAGACGAAGCACATTGTTTAAGTGAGTGGGGATTTGATTTCAGACCACACTATTCGCTTATATCAAAAGTGACGGATTATTTCATAAATTCACAAGTTATAGCATTAACTGCGACATTAACAAATAAAATGATGGAAGATATTATTCAAATCACTAAAAGAGATTTTAAACTACATAAAGAAGGTTTAAATCGCGAGAATATTATGTATCATCATTTTGATTTTGAAAATGAAGAAGAAAAAGATAAATGGTTGCTTAATGAATTAAAAGATACTGGCCCTACAATTATTTATGTTTCTTCTAAGAAAAAATGTCATGAGTTAGCCGGAATGATATACAAAGAAGGATATTTAACTGGTATTTATCATGGGGATCTCGACTATCAAGAGCGTACAACTGTACAAAATCAATTTATCAATAATGATATTAAAATAATTGTCGCAACAAGTGCATTTGGAATGGGCATAAATAAACATGATGTGAGGTCAGTCATACATTATCACATTTCAACTTCACCATCTAAATATGTTCAAGAAGTCGGCCGTGCAGGTAGAGATGGATTACCATCACAAGCGATTAGTTTATTTACTATGAAAGATTTACGCATTCTCAACCATATTGCAAACGATCATGCTTTAGATATTGATATGCTTAACATGTTCGAACAAGGGTATCAGTTAAATGAGGAGCTTACTTTAAATATTAAGTTCCTTTTAGAGTTATATCCTATGTCGAAATTAAAAAGTAAAATAGCAGATGAAAAAATGCAAAAAGAGATTGCTTTTCGCTATATGCAAAACTACGTAAACCTTAAAACATGTAGAAGAACATTTTTGTTAAATTATTTTGAGGAAACGATTAGTCAAAAAGATAACTGTTGCGACAATTGTGACAATGTTGAACGATTAAAAATTCCGAACTACAAAGAGGTAAAACGTAAAACAACATATCAAGACAGATTAAAAGCAATATTTTAG
- a CDS encoding ECF transporter S component, with the protein MSKDNKTKRLLTISMLIAISFILMFLKFPLPFLPPYLTMDFSDVPVLVATFAFGPVAGILVALFKNVLNFLIVSHEPIGNMANFLASICLVIPTYYFYRIKKSKLFMIYGLIVGIILMTVLMSILNYFVLLPLYGQIMNLADLAHNLKAIVSAGIIPFNLIKGTIVAVIYILIFDKLKTILR; encoded by the coding sequence ATGTCTAAAGATAACAAAACAAAGCGATTACTTACTATCAGTATGTTGATCGCGATTAGCTTTATTTTGATGTTTTTAAAATTTCCATTACCATTTTTACCACCATATTTAACAATGGATTTTAGTGATGTACCTGTATTAGTAGCTACATTTGCATTCGGTCCAGTTGCCGGTATATTAGTAGCATTGTTTAAAAACGTGTTAAACTTTTTAATTGTTTCTCACGAACCAATAGGGAATATGGCTAACTTTTTAGCATCAATATGCTTAGTTATTCCAACTTATTATTTTTACCGTATTAAAAAATCTAAATTATTTATGATATATGGTTTAATTGTTGGTATCATACTCATGACCGTATTGATGAGTATTTTAAATTACTTTGTATTATTGCCATTATATGGTCAAATTATGAATTTAGCTGACTTAGCACATAATTTAAAAGCGATTGTATCAGCAGGAATTATTCCTTTTAATTTAATTAAAGGTACTATCGTTGCTGTTATATATATATTGATATTTGATAAATTAAAGACAATTTTAAGATAA
- a CDS encoding ferredoxin: MAKYTIVDMDTCIACGACGAAAPDIYDYDDEGIAYVILDDNKGTEAVPEELLEDMDDAFEGCPTDSIKVADESFDGDALKFE; encoded by the coding sequence TTGGCTAAATACACAATAGTAGATATGGATACATGTATCGCATGTGGTGCATGTGGAGCAGCTGCCCCTGATATTTATGATTACGACGATGAAGGCATCGCTTACGTTATTCTAGATGACAACAAAGGTACTGAAGCTGTACCTGAGGAATTACTCGAAGATATGGATGATGCATTTGAAGGTTGTCCAACAGATTCTATCAAAGTAGCAGATGAATCGTTTGACGGAGATGCACTCAAATTCGAATAA
- a CDS encoding LysM peptidoglycan-binding domain-containing protein: MSKDNFKDEFEKSRQPIERPEDKESKENSNFEEKNENSQSNRTEEKSQKQESKRRSDDEQNYPPRGALRRQRRKEEANKRDGKKNNQEENIQNDENKTSKEDVVGATGAASAASSEKTKHTETRKKKSLTDKPEEPNKKETNKQDEKDHQDSNSKKGAAAAGLGAAGIGGLFSRNKNKNKAENKQENKSDDTENKQDDSSKKTGAGAAGAAGAAGVASNGNQNQQINAQEKNDNAQDKDDKKEHSNKKKGAAAAGVGAAGAAGAASNGKQNQQNNAQEKNNNAQDKDDKKEHSNKKKGAAAAGVGAAGAAGAAGLASKHKQDKENKAQDKDDKKDHSNKKKGAAAAGVGTAGAAGAAGTAGAAGGGASGGGTPPNGNNGNGGDDGGSNKFKKALLPIIAAILILGALAIFLGMYLNGGGNDNAKEVANKSEQSDSNAKKKADEQAEKDRKAKEKADESKKDKQASESDSKDKANSSDNSNASSDENASNTQDSQSTEDSQSTEDSGQNSDQNVNQYNQNSDNQDVQNAAQNAQNNQNTQANQNQSQSQSSHTVTGKENLYRIAIQYYGSGSSENVEKIRRANGISGNEISQGQNIVIP; the protein is encoded by the coding sequence TTGTCTAAAGATAATTTCAAAGACGAGTTCGAGAAGAGCCGTCAACCAATAGAACGTCCTGAAGACAAGGAAAGCAAAGAGAATTCAAACTTCGAAGAGAAAAACGAAAACAGTCAATCTAATCGGACGGAAGAAAAATCACAAAAGCAAGAAAGTAAAAGACGAAGTGATGATGAACAAAATTACCCACCAAGAGGCGCTTTAAGAAGACAACGAAGAAAAGAAGAAGCAAACAAGCGCGATGGTAAGAAAAATAATCAAGAAGAAAACATCCAAAACGATGAAAACAAAACATCTAAAGAAGATGTTGTAGGTGCTACTGGAGCAGCTAGTGCAGCAAGTTCAGAAAAAACAAAGCATACTGAAACGCGCAAGAAAAAATCACTGACTGATAAGCCAGAAGAACCTAATAAAAAAGAGACTAACAAACAAGATGAAAAGGATCATCAAGATTCTAATTCTAAAAAAGGTGCTGCGGCCGCTGGTTTAGGGGCAGCAGGTATTGGCGGACTATTTTCTAGAAATAAAAACAAAAATAAAGCTGAAAACAAACAAGAAAATAAATCAGACGATACTGAAAATAAACAAGATGACTCAAGTAAGAAAACTGGAGCTGGCGCAGCTGGTGCAGCTGGTGCCGCTGGAGTAGCATCTAATGGTAATCAAAATCAACAAATCAATGCTCAAGAAAAAAATGATAATGCACAAGATAAAGATGATAAAAAAGAACATTCTAACAAGAAAAAAGGCGCAGCAGCTGCCGGAGTTGGCGCTGCAGGAGCGGCCGGAGCAGCATCTAATGGTAAACAAAATCAACAAAACAATGCTCAAGAAAAAAATAATAATGCACAAGATAAAGATGATAAAAAAGAACATTCTAACAAGAAAAAAGGCGCAGCGGCTGCCGGAGTTGGTGCTGCAGGAGCGGCCGGAGCAGCAGGTTTAGCATCTAAACATAAACAAGATAAAGAAAACAAAGCACAAGATAAAGATGACAAAAAAGACCACTCTAACAAGAAAAAAGGAGCAGCAGCTGCCGGAGTTGGCACTGCAGGAGCGGCTGGAGCAGCTGGAACAGCAGGTGCTGCTGGCGGTGGTGCATCTGGTGGAGGCACACCTCCGAATGGTAACAATGGGAACGGCGGAGATGATGGCGGTTCTAACAAATTCAAGAAAGCACTTTTACCAATTATCGCAGCAATTTTAATTTTAGGGGCATTAGCAATATTCCTAGGCATGTACTTAAATGGTGGTGGTAATGATAATGCTAAAGAAGTAGCAAATAAATCAGAACAATCAGATAGTAACGCTAAGAAAAAAGCTGATGAACAAGCTGAAAAAGATAGAAAAGCAAAAGAAAAAGCTGACGAATCTAAAAAAGATAAACAAGCTAGTGAATCAGATTCTAAAGACAAAGCAAATTCATCTGATAACTCAAATGCAAGCTCAGATGAAAACGCAAGTAATACACAAGATTCACAAAGTACAGAAGATTCACAGAGCACAGAGGATTCTGGACAAAATAGTGATCAAAACGTAAATCAATATAATCAAAACTCTGACAATCAAGACGTACAAAATGCAGCACAAAACGCTCAAAATAATCAGAATACGCAAGCTAATCAAAATCAATCACAATCACAAAGTTCACACACAGTTACAGGAAAAGAAAACTTATATCGTATAGCAATTCAATATTATGGTAGTGGATCAAGTGAAAATGTAGAAAAAATTAGACGAGCAAATGGTATTTCTGGTAATGAAATTTCTCAAGGTCAGAATATAGTAATACCATAG
- the ccsB gene encoding c-type cytochrome biogenesis protein CcsB, whose product MDKDLFLNISNISLYSAFIIYLIAIVPYSFSVRATKKRAEKVGVTLTVIGFLLQILYFITRWIGAGHAPVSNMYEFLTMFGIMMVGGFLVIYSIYKTPILALFVLPIAMLLIAYASMFSRDVSPLIPALQSSWLAIHVITVTISYGILSISCVAGLIYLLAAVSPKEKSIHSFFVEVIMYFVVIIIGFILTTIVMKDMIGYDDTYFFIDKNDNNSVQHYHLPAFVTQNDSLHVEHVSGSDYEPKERTDFLKGVKIELPAVINSQKLNTVIWSIVIGTILYGILRLIFKGKTLFSLIKPLTKRVNLQLMDEIGYRSVIIGFPLFALGGILFASIWAQMAWSRYWGWDPKEVWALITFLYYAIFLHLRLGKGWEGRKSAWLAVGGLAIILFNVIAVNLIVAGLHSYA is encoded by the coding sequence ATGGATAAAGATTTGTTCTTAAACATAAGTAATATCAGCTTATACTCTGCTTTTATTATATATCTTATAGCAATTGTTCCATACTCATTTTCAGTTAGAGCCACTAAGAAAAGAGCTGAAAAAGTAGGTGTCACTTTAACAGTTATTGGTTTTCTATTACAAATTTTATACTTTATTACGAGATGGATTGGTGCTGGACATGCACCTGTAAGTAATATGTATGAATTTTTAACAATGTTTGGCATTATGATGGTAGGTGGCTTCTTAGTCATTTACTCAATATATAAAACACCAATATTAGCATTGTTCGTGTTACCGATTGCGATGTTATTAATCGCATATGCAAGTATGTTCTCACGAGATGTTTCACCGTTAATTCCGGCACTACAATCGAGCTGGTTAGCCATTCACGTTATAACTGTTACGATATCATACGGCATTTTATCGATCAGCTGTGTAGCGGGTTTAATATATTTATTAGCCGCGGTTAGTCCGAAAGAAAAGTCTATACACAGTTTCTTCGTTGAGGTCATTATGTATTTTGTTGTGATCATTATAGGATTTATATTAACAACGATTGTTATGAAAGATATGATTGGTTATGATGATACTTACTTTTTCATCGACAAAAATGACAATAATTCTGTCCAACATTATCATTTACCTGCATTCGTTACACAAAATGACAGCTTACATGTGGAACATGTTTCAGGAAGCGATTATGAACCTAAAGAGAGAACAGACTTCTTAAAAGGCGTTAAAATTGAACTTCCAGCAGTTATTAATTCTCAAAAATTAAATACTGTCATTTGGTCTATCGTTATTGGTACAATATTATATGGTATACTAAGATTGATTTTTAAAGGAAAGACTTTATTTAGCCTTATAAAACCATTAACGAAACGAGTGAATCTACAGTTAATGGATGAAATTGGATATCGCTCAGTTATTATCGGCTTCCCGTTATTTGCACTTGGAGGAATTTTATTTGCGAGTATTTGGGCTCAAATGGCATGGAGTAGATATTGGGGATGGGATCCAAAAGAAGTTTGGGCACTCATTACATTCTTATATTATGCAATATTCTTACACTTAAGATTAGGTAAAGGTTGGGAAGGCCGAAAGTCAGCATGGTTAGCTGTCGGTGGTCTTGCAATTATCCTCTTTAATGTAATTGCTGTTAACCTTATCGTTGCAGGATTACATTCATACGCTTAA
- a CDS encoding ATP-binding protein, with amino-acid sequence MNRLNSVVVKLWLSIILIVTTVLLLLSGFLITFMQSYNTSTTGENLYKNAAKIERLLLNSHEKNSVIDYAKELVEDPAGLIIIKNEKDMVKQSEDPLKEVMIEEIRTNHSFDKVFNNDEHVLKEINLSFNGEKHRYILLGYPSQAFKSEKAGIFLFQDVNSIKETQKVITLSILIAAIILLVVSTVFAFFLSNRITKPLIQLKQAAFKMAKGQYSERVPIYTRDEIGELGMAFNKMSKDIRKNIDDVKSKNNIQEKLIDSMIDGVLGINDKNEMIISNAKADAFLNEVKANGNIDLQSQRNDTFREKNTQFSEYELGHKYYVVISTYIESIQNDGSSGIVVIIRDMTEEHHMDQMKKDFIASVSHELRTPISMLQGYTEAIVDGVVTEKKDVDDFLYIILDESKRLSRLVNELLEVAKMDAEGITVVLDDFNITTLMNKIDTKFKPQTLENGLELSVKHLGEAKTWYGDSDRIEQVLTNLIDNAIRYTHKDDNIEVVFDDSQADYFNITVKDTGVGIATEHLEQIFDRFYKVDHSRTRGKHGTGLGLFIVQKIVDAHEGYINVESEVGKGTKFTITLPK; translated from the coding sequence ATGAATCGCTTAAATAGTGTCGTTGTAAAACTGTGGTTATCTATTATTTTAATAGTGACGACAGTTTTACTTTTATTAAGTGGTTTCTTAATCACGTTCATGCAGTCTTATAACACATCTACTACAGGTGAAAATTTATATAAAAATGCCGCTAAAATTGAAAGACTATTATTGAATTCTCACGAAAAAAATTCAGTGATTGACTATGCTAAAGAATTAGTAGAAGACCCTGCTGGATTAATTATTATTAAAAATGAAAAAGATATGGTGAAACAATCAGAAGACCCTTTAAAAGAAGTCATGATTGAAGAAATAAGAACAAATCATTCTTTTGATAAAGTGTTTAACAATGACGAACATGTATTAAAAGAAATTAATTTATCCTTTAATGGTGAGAAACATCGGTATATTTTGTTAGGTTATCCATCTCAAGCTTTTAAAAGTGAAAAAGCAGGAATTTTCTTATTCCAAGATGTTAATTCAATAAAAGAAACCCAAAAAGTGATCACGTTAAGTATTTTAATTGCAGCTATTATATTGTTAGTTGTAAGTACAGTATTTGCATTTTTCTTATCAAATAGAATTACAAAACCACTCATTCAGTTGAAACAAGCAGCTTTTAAAATGGCTAAAGGGCAATATTCTGAAAGGGTACCAATCTATACAAGAGATGAAATTGGCGAACTTGGTATGGCTTTTAATAAAATGAGTAAAGATATTAGAAAGAATATTGATGACGTTAAAAGTAAAAATAATATACAAGAAAAACTGATTGATTCAATGATAGATGGTGTACTTGGTATAAACGATAAAAATGAAATGATTATTTCAAATGCTAAAGCCGATGCATTCTTAAATGAAGTGAAAGCGAATGGAAATATAGATTTACAATCGCAAAGAAATGACACTTTCAGAGAGAAGAATACGCAGTTTTCGGAATATGAATTAGGACATAAATATTATGTTGTCATTTCAACTTATATTGAAAGTATTCAAAATGACGGTTCTTCAGGTATTGTTGTCATTATAAGAGATATGACAGAAGAACATCATATGGATCAAATGAAAAAAGACTTTATCGCAAGTGTTTCTCATGAATTAAGAACGCCTATTTCGATGCTACAAGGTTATACAGAAGCGATTGTTGATGGTGTCGTTACAGAGAAAAAAGACGTAGACGATTTCTTATACATCATATTAGATGAATCAAAAAGATTAAGCAGATTAGTTAATGAATTATTAGAAGTAGCTAAAATGGATGCAGAAGGTATTACTGTAGTTTTAGATGATTTCAATATTACAACTTTAATGAATAAAATTGACACTAAATTTAAACCTCAAACTTTAGAGAACGGTTTAGAATTATCTGTTAAACATCTTGGTGAAGCAAAAACGTGGTATGGCGATAGTGATAGAATTGAACAAGTATTAACGAATTTAATTGATAATGCTATTCGATATACGCATAAAGATGACAACATTGAAGTTGTTTTCGATGATTCACAAGCAGATTATTTCAATATAACGGTTAAAGATACTGGCGTTGGTATCGCAACTGAACATCTAGAACAAATATTTGATCGATTCTATAAAGTAGATCATTCTCGTACTCGAGGAAAACATGGTACAGGTTTAGGATTATTCATTGTTCAAAAAATTGTAGATGCACATGAAGGCTATATTAACGTTGAAAGTGAAGTAGGTAAAGGTACAAAATTCACAATTACTTTACCGAAATAA
- a CDS encoding helix-turn-helix domain-containing protein — protein MKEIIMKTFSMKHEHKTDKSIYNILIGKKTHQTYFDATIEHLKLYYGCLPNLKYSDFEQVIETNHDVQNKAFVSNHFYEQVQQTVKTILLLIQMMSQKKHHHFKYQPIINDTTIQTKAKEIYVLLKDEDDQSFIDEIYTLLDEMEQHFQKIYFHYLLTGYHETSYTSEQIALLEGISILELKSQLIEEYQFIQKCIQQSDKYPILSQIEFKPKLHQQTLGTYQFLDSTHDIEKLAQFKQVKTHTIHDHIIEMYIKGYITDKHMFIEEEKFELFLKAFNEKPNQNLKYYFEAIGSLDYFEIKLIYVIFAMEELNVTN, from the coding sequence TTGAAAGAAATTATTATGAAAACCTTTTCTATGAAACATGAGCATAAAACTGATAAAAGTATTTATAATATATTGATAGGTAAAAAAACACATCAAACATATTTTGATGCTACGATTGAACACTTAAAATTATACTACGGATGTTTACCTAATTTAAAATATAGTGATTTTGAACAGGTTATTGAAACTAATCATGATGTTCAAAACAAAGCTTTTGTTTCAAATCATTTTTATGAACAAGTGCAGCAAACCGTTAAGACTATACTCTTACTAATTCAAATGATGAGTCAAAAAAAGCATCATCACTTTAAATACCAACCTATCATTAATGATACAACTATACAAACTAAAGCTAAAGAAATTTATGTTTTATTAAAAGATGAAGATGATCAATCTTTTATTGATGAAATATATACTTTACTTGATGAGATGGAACAACATTTTCAAAAGATATACTTTCATTATTTGTTAACAGGCTATCACGAAACTTCTTATACGTCTGAACAAATAGCCTTGCTTGAAGGTATTTCTATTTTAGAATTAAAATCTCAATTAATTGAAGAATATCAGTTCATACAAAAATGCATCCAACAATCTGATAAATATCCGATTTTGTCACAAATTGAATTTAAACCTAAATTGCATCAACAAACATTAGGAACATATCAATTTTTGGACTCTACTCATGATATAGAGAAGTTAGCGCAGTTTAAACAAGTTAAAACACATACGATTCATGATCATATCATTGAAATGTATATAAAAGGTTATATTACAGATAAACATATGTTTATTGAAGAAGAGAAATTCGAACTATTTTTAAAAGCTTTTAACGAAAAGCCTAATCAAAATTTAAAATATTACTTTGAAGCAATTGGGTCTTTAGACTATTTTGAAATTAAATTAATATACGTCATTTTTGCGATGGAGGAATTAAATGTTACAAACTGA